A section of the Lynx canadensis isolate LIC74 chromosome A1, mLynCan4.pri.v2, whole genome shotgun sequence genome encodes:
- the LOC115513505 gene encoding putative olfactory receptor 2W6 — MERNESSRNFILLGFSDRPKLEMVLFFTNTVFYFLAVMGNSTIIFLSVVDPRLHRPMYFFLCNLSLLDLCYTSSSIPQMLVNLWGPQKTITYMGCVIQLFAFLSVGGIECILLSVMAYDRFVAVCKPLHYMTIMHPQLCLRLAACAWLTGIANSILMSPLTMSLKRCGHHHINHFVCEMPAIIRISCVDTRHVEGLVFFLAIPIVLVPLAMILVSYGYIIATVLRIRSAAGRHKAFNTCSSHMIVVSLFYSTIIYMYMQPGNVASQDQGKFLTLFYCLVTPTLNPFIYTLRNKDVKGAMWKVLGKDHSLLDAIGH; from the coding sequence atggaaagaaatgaaagctctAGAAACTTCattctgcttggattctctgACCGGCCAAAGCTGGAGATGGTCTTGTTTTTCACTAACACGGTGTTTTACTTTCTGGCTGTCATGGGAAACTCGACTATCATCTTCCTGTCCGTGGTGGACCCTCGGCTGCACAGGCCAATGTACTTCTTCCTCTGCAACCTGTCCCTCCTGGATCTCTGCTACACCTCTAGCAGCATTCCTCAGATGCTGGTCAACCTCTGGGGCCCACAAAAGACCATTACCTATATGGGCTGTGTCATACAACTCTTTGCATTCCTGTCTGTGGGTGGCATTGAATGCATTCTTCTTTCTgtcatggcctatgaccgctttGTGGCTGTTTGCAAACCTCTTCACTACATGACCATCATGCACCCACAGCTGTGCCTGCGACTGGCAGCCTGTGCCTGGCTCACTGGGATTGCCAATTCCATCCTCATGTCCCCACTGACAATGTCCTTGAAGCGGTGTGGTCATCATCACATCAACCACTTTGTGTGTGAGATGCCAGCCATCATCCGCATTTCCTGCGTGGACACTAGGCATGTTGAAGGCCTGGTTTTCTTCCTGGCCATCCCCATTGTCCTGGTGCCCCTCGCCATGATACTGGTTTCCTATGGCTATATTATAGCCACAGTTCTGCGGATCCGGTCTGCAGCTGGGAGGCACAAGGCCTTCAACACCTGCTCTTCCCACATGATTGTAGTGTCTCTCTTCTATAGCACTATAATCTACATGTACATGCAGCCTGGGAATGTGGCAAGCCAGGACCAGGGCAAGTTCCTAACCCTCTTCTACTGTCTGGTGACCCCCACTCTGAATCCTTTCATCTACACACTGAGAAACAAAGATGTGAAGGGAGCCATGTGGAAGGTTCTTGGGAAAGACCACAGCCTGTTGGATGCAATAGGGCACTGA